One segment of Daphnia magna isolate NIES linkage group LG2, ASM2063170v1.1, whole genome shotgun sequence DNA contains the following:
- the LOC116917612 gene encoding vitamin D3 receptor gives MERLYSDGGSSDSSSYPEYRYNSTSSSVVLDSGATAANSGRNGGVKYCGVCGDIAKSYHFGGLSCDSCKAFFRRSVQNDNYLHFQCCHRGQCVISLSNRKSCQYCRMKRCFAIGMEKSWVMTEDERKALMKARAEKKTSKRSPTTSSSSSNVSSQNLNSSSNSSGGEQSPSVAPSNEYEPQVERMIDFMAPLEIKEIESIVTKYMHAYQHVPYRSELRFFDNDRPGVQVMEMFGTLIRRFAFYARLMADFSSLPFHDQSILLKGGVLEMCLLRGALVFDPETNRWPTANMSMYKDMPILKLDNIVHLTSSRLFQMHLDFISCIRQMSVDEPTIMLLILIVLFTPERTGLVHTDWIEKFQSYYTTLLEHYLNWRFGTTKAKFIFGKMLTKLSDLRELSDTHNHHNLRLGNDEVSSIQNQLNTLKLNPYPELKVIHDGNEASAPVENTYHPPYSNSPTLNAKEISNCLSDVELAGTSSAESSSYQQAPVLPVSTHSSYTERQLEQQAYQQQGCQTGQTRGYNAQQLQTQFLAQQQMAPPQQPPTSQAYQQPPTSQGYQQQPTSQGYQQPPTSQGYQQPPTSQRYQQAPMNMALQFMQAMQQSVSQVVNAPHFGYEWVKPDYQFDPATAFAEIGPSKIDPVLKAATLMNSSQSPPLTERDIDDLYDAIDELTGKDVVEERILQTTNSQHLYHQ, from the exons ATGGAGAGGCTTTACAGTGACGGAGGTAGCAGTGACTCTTCTTCTTATCCTGAATATCGTTACAACAGTACATCCTCTTCGGTCGTATTGGACAGTGGTGCTACAGCCGCTAATAGCGGTCGAAATGGAGGAGTCAAATATTGTGGTGTCTGTGGCGACATTGCCAAGAGTTATCATTTCGGCGGATTATCTTGCGACTCTTGCAAGGCTTTCTTTCGTCGTTCCGTCCAGAACGACAACTACCTGCATTTCCAGTGCTGTCACCGTGGCCAGTGTGTCATCTCTCTATCCAATCGTAAGAGCTGTCAGTATTGCCGGATGAAAAGATGCTTCGCAATCGGGATGGAAAAGAGCTGGGTCATGACCGAAGATGAACGCAAAGCCCTGATGAAAGCACGTgccgaaaagaaaacaagtaaaaGATCACCGACGACGTCATCATCGAGCTCGAATGTCAGTTCtcaaaatttgaattcttcGTCCAACTCGAGTGGAGGAGAGCAGAGTCCTTCAGTGGCACCATCTAACGAATACGAGCCACAAGTTGAACGCATGATTGATTTCATGGCTCCACTTGAAATCAAAGAAATTGAATCCATCGTCACGAAATACATGCACGCTTATCAGCATGTTCCATACCGTTCAGAATTGCGTTTCTTCGATAACGATCGCCCAGGCGTCCAAGTGATGGAg atgTTTGGCACTCTGATTCGTCGTTTCGCCTTTTACGCTCGCTTGATGGCCGACTTTTCGAGTTTGCCTTTCCATGATCAGAGTATCCTGCTCAAAGGTGGCGTCCTGGAAATGTGTCTACTCCGTGGCGCATTAGTTTTTGACCCTGAGACCAATCGTTGGCCAACTGCCAACATGTCCATGTACAAGGACATGCCCATCCTCAAGTTGGACAATATTGTTCACTTGACATCATCTCGTCTCTTTCAGATGCACCTCGACTTTATTTCTTGCATCCGACAAATGTCTGTCGATGAGCCTACCATCATGTTATTGATTTTGATTGTCCTCTTCACTCCCGAGAGGACCGGTCTCGTTCATACGGACTGGATCGAGAAATTCCAGTCGTACTATACGACGTTGCTGGAACATTACCTCAATTGGCGTTTCGGTACGACCAAAGctaaattcatttttggcaaaatgcTGACCAAATTGAGTGATTTGAGAGAGCTAAGCGACACTCATAATCACCATAATCTTCGATTAG GCAATGACGAAGTTTCGTCTATCCAGAATCAGTTAAATACTTTGAAGCTCAATCCATATCCGGAACTTAAAGTGATTCATGACGGCAACGAAGCATCTGCTCCTGTAGAAAATACTTACCATCCACCGTATAGCAACAGTCCGACTTTGAACGCTAAAGAGATTTCCAATTGCTTATCTGATGTCGAATTGGCTGGAACATCTTCGGCGGAATCTTCATCGTATCAACAGGCGCCAGTCTTGCCAGTATCTACACATTCTTCTTACACCGAACGGCAGTTAGAGCAACAGGCCTATCAGCAACAGGGTTGTCAAACTGGCCAAACGCGTGGATATAACGCTCAACAGCTGCAGACGCAATTTTTAGCTCAACAACAAATGGCTCCGCCCCAACAACCTCCAACCAGTCAAGCATACCAACAACCACCAACCAGTCAGGGATACCAACAACAACCAACCAGCCAGGGATACCAACAACCACCGACCAGCCAGGGATACCAACAACCACCGACCAGCCAAAGATACCAACAAGCTCCAATGAATATGGCATTGCAATTTATGCAAGCGATGCAACAATCAGTCAGTCAGGTGGTCAATGCTCCTCATTTTGGCTATGAATGGGTCAAGCCTGATTATCAATTCGATCCTGCTACGGCGTTCGCTGAAATCGGACCGAGCAAAATCGATCCCGTCTTGAAAGCTGCCACTCTGATGAATAGCTCCCAGAGTCCACCGTTGACTGAAAGAGATATTGATGATCTCTATGACGCAATAGATGAGTTAACTGGCAAAGACGTTGTTGAAGAACGGATCCTCCAAACAACCAATAGTCAACATTTGTATCATCAGTAA
- the LOC116917636 gene encoding tudor domain-containing protein 3 produces MEEAIVYLKKNGWHVSLEKIRTQLSYCESESSEEKRFLRDPEKWLLDVDIKNIAIPNLPDGINSGKITQISTPIVLQIKNVTIISAPKQNVDSEAAPRMLKVTLTDGKTICHGIEFEHIPKISLVTPPGTKIRLIKDVRLWNGFILLDAKNFQYMGGEVPDLIEEWKVQQLLLGHVRSQDQDGPPPWVPFGRRIQPLNILDGQDKKTLEEKEKVVKDEEFLSQRQDAIAAAADASGVIKVIKGSGRQLEMQQVERRGRGRERRERTSYRDDERSAKAPDSIRLFEFLQPQIGEKPKEEDNADYPDQDDYDGEEQEDRPSWERDNVYRRPDHGRSGGGQSYTRGRGSFQDRDDSNGRGRRGSHRIRGGSYHDDSSYQDRRGAYRGRGRSNQDDSYRESRESYQERDWRGVSAGTNSRGRGSSHFDQEQSYRGRGQSYRDNRGSSRRGRGSHRDIEDSYSNHRSSNRDHYPSSRSPVDVLVEDFKAWPGLETKPPAPQPPVQVEIRSAAPKLQEQWMVDDYCLAKWESSDKHYPAVIQQLHPARKSATVIFIESGATRIVETKYLRRDPQDVGNGPSVPSQPRGGQTTRIYTPRNRGATYRGGW; encoded by the exons ATGGAAGAGGCAATCGTTTACTTGAAAAAGAATGGTTG GCACGTTTCTTTGGAGAAAATCAGAACGCAATTAAGCTATTGCGAATCAGAAAGCAGCGAGGAAAAACGTTTTCTAAGAGACCCAGAG AAATGGCTACTTGATGTAGACATAAAAAATATAGCAATTCCTAATTTGCCAGATGGAATCAATTCTGGTAAAATAACCCAG ATTTCAACACCAATTGTTTTGCAAATAAAGAATGTTACAATCATTTCTGCTCCTAAACAAAATGTTGATTCCGAGGCTGCTCCACGAATGTTGAAAGTCACCTTAACTGATGGGAAAACTATTTGTCATGGAATAGAATTTGAACACATCCCTAAAATAAG TTTAGTAACACCTCCTGGGACAAAAATCCGACTAATAAAAGATGTCAGACTCTGGAACGGGTTCATCCTGCTTGATGCCAAAAATTTCCAGTACATGGGAGGAGAAGTGCCTGACTTAATTGAGGAGTGGAAAGTCCAGCAG TTGTTACTTGGCCATGTTAGGTCACAAGACCAAGATGGTCCACCTCCTTGGGTTCCTTTTGGTCGCAGAATTCAACCTCTTAACATCCTTGATGGTCAAGACAAAAAGACATtagaggaaaaggaaaaagtcgTCAAAGATGAAGAGTTTCTCAGCCAGAGGCAGGACGCTATTGCAGCTGCAGCTGACGCCAGTGGCGTGATAAAAGTGATCAAGGGTTCTGGACGCCAA ctGGAAATGCAACAAGTAGAGAGAAGAGGTCGTGGCCGAGAGCGTCGTGAAAGAACATCTTACCGAGATGATGAACGCTCTGCGAAAGCCCCAGATTCGATCCGCCTTTTTGAATTTCTGCAACCGCAAATTGGTGAAAAGCCAAAGGAGGAAGATAATGCTGACTATCCTGATCAAGATGATTATGACGGAGAGGAACAAGAAGACCGACCCAGTTGGGAACGTGACAATGTATACCGCCGTCCTGATCACGGGAGATCTGGAGGAGGGCAATCGTATACTCGAGGAAGAGGATCATTTCAAGATCGTGATGatagcaatggcagaggacgTAGAGGATCTCATCGTATACGAGGGGGTTCATATCACGATGATTCATCGTATCAAGACAGACGAGGAGCATATCGTGGAAGAGGAAGATCCAATCAAGACGACTCGTATAGGGAGAGTAGAGAATCCTATCAAGAACGAGACTGGAGAGGAGTCTCGGCAGGAACAAATTCTCGGGGTCGAGGAAGCTCTCATTTTGATCAAGAACAATCTTACCGTGGCAGAGGACAGTCGTACCGGGATAACAGAGGCTCCTCTCGTAGAGGAAGAGGATCTCATCGAGATATCGAAGATTCTTATTCGAATCACAGAAGCTCCAATAGGGATCACTATCCTTCCAGCAGAAGTCCAGTTGATGTTCTAGTTGAAGACTTTAAAGCCTGGCCTGGATTGGAAACGAAACCTCCTGCTCCCCAACCTCCAGTGCAAGTAGAAATTCGTTCAGCAGCTCCCAAATTACAGGAACAATGGATGGTCGATGATTACTGTCTGGCCAAATGGGAATCTAGCGATAAG CATTATCCAGCTGTCATCCAGCAGTTGCATCCTGCCCGCAAATCCGCAACAGTCATATTTATCGAATCAG GTGCTACACGGATCGTGGAGACTAAATATCTTCGTCGCGACCCACAAGATGTAGGAAATGGGCCATCGGTTCCCAGTCAGCCCAGAGGCGGTCAAACGACACGGATCTATACGCCTCGTAATCGTGGAGCCACATATCGAGGAGGttggtag
- the LOC116917637 gene encoding nocturnin isoform X2 gives MGSFTSAPKMVNDDVQDDDVDFVGIRTVEDMKQRCRKELAALPPRIERNFPSERPANSIRVLQWNILSQSLGEHNDNFVCCPLEALDWRTRRYRILEEIVEFNADIICLQEVDHYQFLSRALRTQGYEGIYFPKPDSPCIYIKGNNGPDGCAIFYRVNDYELIKVETRIVEVWRVQSNQVVILTMLRHKATDREICVATTHLKARQGALLSTLRNEQGKDILDFLENNIDGADCPIIIAGDFNADPTEPVYSTIRSDPRFGLDSAYRCDGIVQGAEDAGQEPPYTTWKVRGEGECCQTIDYVFFSRRHLGVKQVLPFPTGEQIGPNRVPSFQYPSDHFSLAVDFDLLPSSDASQADVVLNKLLCV, from the exons ATGGGAAGTTTTACATCGGCACCCAAAATGGTCAACGATGACGTCCAAGATGACGATGTCGATTTCGTAGGTATCCGCACCGTTGAGGATATGAAGCAACGCTGCCGCAAAGAATTGGCGGCTCTTCCGCCCAGGATTGAACGCAATTTCCCTTCTGAAAGACCGGCCAATAGTATTCGCGTACTTCAATGGAACATTCTGTCGCAat cgctAGGAGAACATAACGATAATTTCGTCTGCTGCCCGCTGGAAGCTCTCGATTGGCGTACTCGGCGCTATCGCATTCTcgaagaaattgttgaatttaATGCTGATATTATTTGCCTACAG GAAGTCGACCATTACCAGTTTCTGTCGAGGGCATTGCGCACTCAGGGATACGAGGGTATCTACTTTCCTAAACCAGATTCTCCATGCATTTACATCAAGGGTAACAATGGTCCTGATGGATGCGCTATCTTTTATCGCGTCAATGATTATGAACTGATCAAAGTGGAAACTCGGATCGTGGAAGTCTGGCGCGTTCAAAGTAAtcag gtggttATCTTGACCATGCTGCGGCATAAAGCCACTGACCGGGAGATTTGCGTTGCCACGACGCACCTCAAGGCCAGGCAAGGTGCCCTACTATCGACGCTGCGCAACGAACAGGGAAAAGACATCCTCGACTTCCTGGAGAACAACATCGATGGCGCCGATTGCCCCATCATTATAGCGGGAGATTTTAATGCTGATCCGACTGAGCCTGTCTATTCCACCATCCGATCTGACCCGCGTTTCGGACTCGATTCGGCTTATCGATGCGACGGAATCGTCCAAGGCGCCGAAGATGCTGGACAAGAGCCGCCCTACACGACGTGGAAAGTGCGAGGGGAAGGTGAATGTTGCCAGACGATAGACTATGTCTTCTTTAGCCGGAGACATCTCGGTGTGAAACAGGTTTTACCTTTCCCTACTGGCGAGCAGATTGGCCCAAATCGTGTTCCTTCCTTCCAGTATCCGTCCGATCACTTTTCACTTGCTGTAGACTTTGACCTACTTCCTTCTTCCGACGCTAGCCAAGCAGACGTCGTCTTGAATAAGCTCTTGTGCGTTTAA
- the LOC116917637 gene encoding nocturnin isoform X1 codes for MSSTGSNPGMPPPAAPAVFNMREMRESLALAEQLAKASMTSNKSRAHQLQQLDANNNNEGEETHRTYVPPKQLLLYLVRMGSFTSAPKMVNDDVQDDDVDFVGIRTVEDMKQRCRKELAALPPRIERNFPSERPANSIRVLQWNILSQSLGEHNDNFVCCPLEALDWRTRRYRILEEIVEFNADIICLQEVDHYQFLSRALRTQGYEGIYFPKPDSPCIYIKGNNGPDGCAIFYRVNDYELIKVETRIVEVWRVQSNQVVILTMLRHKATDREICVATTHLKARQGALLSTLRNEQGKDILDFLENNIDGADCPIIIAGDFNADPTEPVYSTIRSDPRFGLDSAYRCDGIVQGAEDAGQEPPYTTWKVRGEGECCQTIDYVFFSRRHLGVKQVLPFPTGEQIGPNRVPSFQYPSDHFSLAVDFDLLPSSDASQADVVLNKLLCV; via the exons ATGAGTTCGACCGGAAGCAATCCGGGAATGCCGCCACCGGCTGCTCCCGCCGTTTTCAATATGCGCGAAATGCGAGAATCGCTCGCATTGGCTGAGCAATTGGCCAAGGCATCGATGACGAGCAACAAGAGCCGCGCTCATCAATTGCAACAACTCGACGCCAACAATAACAACGAAGGAGAAGAAACGCATCGCACCTACGTTCCTCCTAAGCAACTTCTCCTCTATTTGGTCAG AATGGGAAGTTTTACATCGGCACCCAAAATGGTCAACGATGACGTCCAAGATGACGATGTCGATTTCGTAGGTATCCGCACCGTTGAGGATATGAAGCAACGCTGCCGCAAAGAATTGGCGGCTCTTCCGCCCAGGATTGAACGCAATTTCCCTTCTGAAAGACCGGCCAATAGTATTCGCGTACTTCAATGGAACATTCTGTCGCAat cgctAGGAGAACATAACGATAATTTCGTCTGCTGCCCGCTGGAAGCTCTCGATTGGCGTACTCGGCGCTATCGCATTCTcgaagaaattgttgaatttaATGCTGATATTATTTGCCTACAG GAAGTCGACCATTACCAGTTTCTGTCGAGGGCATTGCGCACTCAGGGATACGAGGGTATCTACTTTCCTAAACCAGATTCTCCATGCATTTACATCAAGGGTAACAATGGTCCTGATGGATGCGCTATCTTTTATCGCGTCAATGATTATGAACTGATCAAAGTGGAAACTCGGATCGTGGAAGTCTGGCGCGTTCAAAGTAAtcag gtggttATCTTGACCATGCTGCGGCATAAAGCCACTGACCGGGAGATTTGCGTTGCCACGACGCACCTCAAGGCCAGGCAAGGTGCCCTACTATCGACGCTGCGCAACGAACAGGGAAAAGACATCCTCGACTTCCTGGAGAACAACATCGATGGCGCCGATTGCCCCATCATTATAGCGGGAGATTTTAATGCTGATCCGACTGAGCCTGTCTATTCCACCATCCGATCTGACCCGCGTTTCGGACTCGATTCGGCTTATCGATGCGACGGAATCGTCCAAGGCGCCGAAGATGCTGGACAAGAGCCGCCCTACACGACGTGGAAAGTGCGAGGGGAAGGTGAATGTTGCCAGACGATAGACTATGTCTTCTTTAGCCGGAGACATCTCGGTGTGAAACAGGTTTTACCTTTCCCTACTGGCGAGCAGATTGGCCCAAATCGTGTTCCTTCCTTCCAGTATCCGTCCGATCACTTTTCACTTGCTGTAGACTTTGACCTACTTCCTTCTTCCGACGCTAGCCAAGCAGACGTCGTCTTGAATAAGCTCTTGTGCGTTTAA